Genomic segment of Bacteroidota bacterium:
GCCTTGATTCAGAAGAAAAATATCGCAATACTCACATTCGCGGCCTCCACCGTTCACCCTGTTCACACACAGATTTCGAATAGAAACTTACATGAGTCAACGAATCAGGTTTCGAATAGAAACTTACGTGAGGCAATAAGCATTGCGCGTTGAGCTCTCGTTCCCACGCTCTGCGTGGGAACGCTTATCCCGGCCGCTCCGCGGCCGCCCATTCTTGATAGATCTGCTGTGCGTCCGATCCTCCGCTCACACGGATCATCACCAATGGTTGGTTGCTTTTCGCCACTCATTCACCTATATTCAGGCCGCTTATTATTGACCTCAATTGTCATGAAGACGAAAGATACCACAACGCTCGGCATACGGTCCAACTTCCTCGGCATCGAAGAAGAATACTCTTCGTTCCCGAAGTCGAAGGTCGTGATCCTCCCCGTGCCCTACGAACAAACGGTCAGTTACGGCACCGGCACGAAACTCGGTCCGGGCGCGATCTTGAAGGCCTCGCACCAGGTGGAGTTCTACGACGAGGAGACGGGCCGCGAAGTGCACAAGGAGCTCGGGATCGCCACCCTCCCTCCTCTTGCATTCGGAAAAAGAACCGAAGAGGGGGCTCTCGAACTGATCCACGATCGCGTGAAGGGGCTGATCGCCGAACGAAAGCTCCTGGTGACGCTCGGGGGGGAACACACGATCTCGCAATCGATCATCGCCGCCTACGCCGAGCGGTACCGCGACCTCTCCGTCGTGCAGATCGACGCGCATTCCGACCTCCGGCCCGAATACCAGGGAAACAAGTACAGCCATGCCTCTGTGATGGCGCGCGTCTGCGAGTTTCTCGACCCGGCCCGGCTCGTTCAGGTGGGAATCCGGGCCCAGACAAGGGAGGAGGCGCGCTTCATCAAAGAAAAAGGGATCACGACACTCTACGCCCACCAGATCCGGGACGGCAAATTCACGAAGATATTGAAACTATGGGATGATCACGCCCTGGAGAGGCTCTCGGAGCACGTCTATGTGACGTTTGATGTGGACGGGCTCGACCCGTCGGTCATGCCCGCGACGGGCACGCCCGAGCCGAACGGATTACTGTGGAATGAAACGATGCGGCTTCTGCGCAACCTCGGAAAGAACAGGATCGTCGTCGGCTGCGATGTCGTCGAATTCTCGCCGATCAAAGGTCTCCATTACCCCGATCTGACGGCGGCGAGGCTCGTCTCGAAGATGATCAACTACTTCTGGCATTGACCCCCGGGCGGACGCCGGAGGCGAGGATCCGGGTCTTACTGCGGGGATGACTTTCCGAGGAGATACATTTCTCCCGTCGGCTGCGGGACTCCCCCCTTCGGTTCAAGCGTAATCGCGAACGCGTCGACTTCCCTCCGGTCGGATACTTCGAGAGGCCGGACCTGGAAGAAGCTCTCCTTCTCCCTGTCGTTCGTCACCGCAAAGACGCCCGCGCTCACCGGCTTCTGCGACTTGATGATCCAGAGCTGGTAGTCCTTGCCTTCCGGCACCTTGGGAAGGTTGGAGACGTGGAGGACAGCCTCCTTCCGGTCCGGATCCCAGACGATGGTCCCGTATCCGACAGGGTTCACTCCCAGGCCGTCCATCGACACGATCTGAACCCTGCGCGAGGCGAAGACCTTGAGAATTGCCTCCTTGCGTTCCGCCTCATCGAGCAACCGCGTGATCTGCGCCTGCTGGGCGGCGATATACTGGTCCTGGCTGCCGATGGTTTTGATCAACGAACGGACGTAGAACCCGAAGCCGCCGATCAGCACGATCAGGCCGGCCACCAGCGCGTACGAGAGCCAGACCCGGCTCCCCTGCCGTGGCGCCCGTTCCTCGCGCCTCGCCGGAGGCTTGTCGGCTGCCCGGGGTTTCTCCTGCCGGGGACTCTCCTTCCCGGGTCTTTCCGCGCCAAGACTTTCCACAGAAAGCGATTCGACGGGAGGTGCGGCATCGATGAAGGCCTTCGTCACTTTGGCGAGCCCGGCGTTAAACATTACCCGCTCTTTCAGTTCCGGGGAAACCGGCAGCTGCGAGAGCCCGAGCGGGAGCAGGCTCGCGACTTCCGCGAAGGAACTCATCTCGGCCCTGCAGACGGAACATCCCGTCTTCAGATGAGACTCAAATTCCTTGAGCTCATCACCGTCGAGGACTCCCAGGACGTAGACCGCGCTCAGTTCCAGGTATTTGACGTCGTGATCGGCCACTTCTTACATCTTCCCCTTTAGTTTCGAGCGCATCGATTGCAAAGCGTGCCTCATGCGCGATTTTACGGTGCCGAGCGGAATGTTCAGTTTCTTTGCGATCTCGGACTGGCTGAAACCCTCGTAGTATGCCAGGGCCAGCACCTGCTGCTGATCGACGGAAAGCTGCTTCAGTGTCCCCAGCACGACGTTCTGGTTCTCGCTTCTGACCGCGTGAGAATGGGGGTTTGAAGACGGCGCATCCGCGAACAGCACAACGACGGAGGGATCGACATGCTGGGCGGCGTGCTTGTATCCTTTCGATCTCAACCGGTCGATGGCCCGGTTCCTCATCATCGTCACGAGCCAGGTGTAAACGGTCCCCTTCTGTGCGTCGTAGGAGTCGGCCTTCTTCCAGACCTGAATGAAGACCTCCTGCACGATATCCTCCGACTCCTGGACGGACCTCAGGATCCGCATTCCAAGCGTGTAAAGCACCTGTGCATACCTGTCGTACAACTCGGCCAACGCCGGGTCTTCGCCCCTGGCGATCCGTTCGAGGACTGCGCCATCGTCCCCGACCCGTCCCGGAGACGCAGTCACAGCGGCAAATATGGATAGCAAGCCGTGCACGAGCTCTTCTTATAATACGCTAAATGGTGGCAAAGGGATCATTTCGACGAACGAACATACTGAGACTTTTTTCCAAATGCAAGAGATCCGTGATCGCGGTAATGTCTCAGTTCAATCCCGTTCCCACGCTCTCGATAGAGCTGCTGAGCACCCCCCATACGTTCCGCGCAAGCGCGGCTGACGTAGGGAAAGCAGGCATCGGGTAGTGGTTGAATTTCAACACCCGAGCCGAAAACCCGCAGCCTAAAGGCTGCGGCTACCAAGCCCGAGGCATCGGTAGCCGCGACCTTCAGGTCGCGGGACGAGAAGGCGACGAAAATCAGCCGGTACCAGGCATTGCGTTCAATTGATAAACCCATGCATTTTGCGTAAATTGTCCGGAGTTATTTGCTGCATCTCTGATTTCCCACAAGCGAAGGCTCCGAAATGAGATTTGGAATACTCACGGGCGGGGGAGACGTCCCCGGCCTCAATCCCTGCATCAAAGCTGCCGTCTACCACGCCTCTGAAGAGAACCATCAGACCATCGGCATACGGCGGGGTTGGGGCGGATTATTGAATTTCAATCCGGACGATAAACAAACACACGACGCCCATACCCTTCAACTGACCAGGTCGAACACGCGGACCATCGACCGCACCGGGGGGACTTCCCTCCACACCTCGAGGAC
This window contains:
- a CDS encoding sigma-70 family RNA polymerase sigma factor, producing the protein MHGLLSIFAAVTASPGRVGDDGAVLERIARGEDPALAELYDRYAQVLYTLGMRILRSVQESEDIVQEVFIQVWKKADSYDAQKGTVYTWLVTMMRNRAIDRLRSKGYKHAAQHVDPSVVVLFADAPSSNPHSHAVRSENQNVVLGTLKQLSVDQQQVLALAYYEGFSQSEIAKKLNIPLGTVKSRMRHALQSMRSKLKGKM
- a CDS encoding anti-sigma factor gives rise to the protein MADHDVKYLELSAVYVLGVLDGDELKEFESHLKTGCSVCRAEMSSFAEVASLLPLGLSQLPVSPELKERVMFNAGLAKVTKAFIDAAPPVESLSVESLGAERPGKESPRQEKPRAADKPPARREERAPRQGSRVWLSYALVAGLIVLIGGFGFYVRSLIKTIGSQDQYIAAQQAQITRLLDEAERKEAILKVFASRRVQIVSMDGLGVNPVGYGTIVWDPDRKEAVLHVSNLPKVPEGKDYQLWIIKSQKPVSAGVFAVTNDREKESFFQVRPLEVSDRREVDAFAITLEPKGGVPQPTGEMYLLGKSSPQ
- the speB gene encoding agmatinase yields the protein MKTKDTTTLGIRSNFLGIEEEYSSFPKSKVVILPVPYEQTVSYGTGTKLGPGAILKASHQVEFYDEETGREVHKELGIATLPPLAFGKRTEEGALELIHDRVKGLIAERKLLVTLGGEHTISQSIIAAYAERYRDLSVVQIDAHSDLRPEYQGNKYSHASVMARVCEFLDPARLVQVGIRAQTREEARFIKEKGITTLYAHQIRDGKFTKILKLWDDHALERLSEHVYVTFDVDGLDPSVMPATGTPEPNGLLWNETMRLLRNLGKNRIVVGCDVVEFSPIKGLHYPDLTAARLVSKMINYFWH